The following coding sequences are from one Candoia aspera isolate rCanAsp1 chromosome 13, rCanAsp1.hap2, whole genome shotgun sequence window:
- the TMC3 gene encoding transmembrane channel-like protein 3: MSSGGGSSAAKNARTCKRYKTVRRHASIYTYPEPPHSNSDEDNGDEKVDSNDPEQIFQNIQFQKEIMANIRCRPWPMRQKLRALRQAKEIVLKYEGRLTRTRGYQAAGAELWRKFIRLAYNFMVIFIPWEMRIKKIESHFGSGVASYFIFLRWLFGINIVLTIMTGAFVVLPEILAGDAFGSTPSKRIPSDQFHSAQDLDTIWSLGGYLQYSVLFYGYYGQARKIGSAGYRLPLAYFLVGMAVFAYSFIILLKKMAKNSRMSLASASDENYTFCWRVFCAWDYLIGNPEAAESKSAAIVNSIREAILEEQEKKKSTNLAVTISLRIIANILVLLSLAGSIYIIYFVVDRSQKLERMKKELTLWEKNEVSVVVSLITMLAPSAFELVAALEMYHPRTTLRFQLARVLVLYLGNLYSLIIALLDKVDSMSFLEIDIHKNGSNPMDTTTFLATKSLLEHNFSTPTPNMQVVKNGTFLLSENHTQSYSLLVELNNTALYDSNTESHQNQCWETYVGQEMLKLSIIDMLFTVASILLIDFFRGLFVRYLSDCWCWDLESKFPEYGEFKIAENVLHLVYNQGMIWMGAFFSPCLPAFNVLKLIGLMYLRSWAVLTCNVPHQQVFRASRSNNFYLAMLLFMLFLCMLPTIFAIARYKPSLNCGPFSGQEKIYDIVSETIRNDFPPWFNSVMAYISSPVVVLPALLLLFMLIYYLQSIARSLKFTNNQLRMQIQTERTEDKKKVVQMAAARIQTVEGNGKRPEQDSDVISQESSARSSTPRKNGSVVNFESPKDSQIQTISQSVPPPEILKATGPSPANDTPAVPTPVAPIPVTPTPPIPAMAKPRTEPSINRYPNPIHGSTSELCKAKVYTPVKLKKHVEDAHSEPLFRKSLQQVNPESHGAPGGPPFVGRRAHTAKYYIVNEQEPRRKILRATTRLPRNVRMDEAGDIVELYPRHIRRYVVRTPRRAYSPHYVEEDEDELWRGTAKQSHRPRSLSDLRAPPRFYIGEWTDNQILTSRALPKMHYKSWEDGFGLTYGRHPHPHRKIHLKNIEFDQHYPEHHGKAKAKPKPAPSPTESDSISPESSSDQPTSGNDQYIQVIPSKEKYLKSGAKGTPQKSKSGVELNLAEMNDLICSNV; the protein is encoded by the exons ATGTCATCTGGAGGTGGCAGTTCAGCAGCAAAAAATGCAAGAACCTGCAAGAGATATAAAACTGTGAGACGACATGCCAGCATCTACACCTATCCGGAGCCACCCCACAG CAACTCAGATGAAGATAATGGGGATGAAAAGGTTGACAGCAATGACCCAGAACAGATCTTTCAGAACATACAGTTTCAGAAGGAAATTATGGCCAACATTCGTTGCAGGCCATGGCCCATGAGGCAAAAACTCCGGGCATTGAG ACAAGCTAAAGAGATTGTGTTGAAGTACGAAGGTCGGCTGACTCGGACAAGAGGCTATCAGGCTGCTGGAGCAGAG CTGTGGAGAAAATTTATTAGGCTTGCATATAACTTCATGGTCATCTTTATTCCTTGGGAAATGAGAATCAAGAAAATTGAAA GTCATTTTGGCTCAGGGGTTGCCTCTTACTTTATCTTTTTGCGATGGCTATTTGGCATCAACATTGTTCTCACCATAATGACAGGAGCCTTCGTGGTCTTGCCAGAA ATCCTGGCTGGAGATGCCTTTGGAAGTACTCCCAGCAAGCGGATCCCCAGCGATCAATTTCATTCTGCACAGGATCTGGATACCATCTGGTCTTTGGGG GGTTACCTTCAGTACTCAGTTTTGTTCTATGGATACTATGGCCAGGCGAGGAAGATTGGGAGTGCTGGTTACCGACTGCCCCTTGCCTACTTCCTTGTTGGAATGGCAGTCTTTGCCTACAGTTTTATCATCCTCTTGAAGAA GATGGCCAAAAATTCAAGAATGAGTCTTGCTAGTGCTTCTGATGAAAATTACACCTTTTGCTGGCGAGTGTTTTGTGCCTGGGATTATTTAATTGGCAACCCTGAAGCTGCAGAGAGCAAATCTGCTGCCATAGTGAACAGCATCAGG gAAGCTATTCTGGaagagcaagaaaagaaaaagagcaccaacct GGCAGTGACAATAAGCTTAAGAATCATTGCAAACATCTTGGTCCTTCTCTCACTTGCTGGAAGTATTTACATCATTTACTTTGTAGTGGATCGATCCCAGAAGTTGGAAAGGATGAAAAAAGAGCTGACCTTGTGGGAAAAGAATGAG gTGAGTGTGGTTGTCTCTCTTATCACCATGCTTGCACCATCTGCATTTGAACTGGTGGCTGCACTGGAGATGTATCACCCCCGCACTACTCTACGCTTTCAGCTTGCCAG agtttTGGTCTTATATCTGGGAAATCTCTACAGCTTGATCATTGCACTTCTGGACAAAGTGGATAGCATGAGTTTTCTT GAAATTGACATTCATAAAAATGGAAGCAACCCCATGGATACCACCACCTTCTTAGCAACAAAATCCCTTCTGGAGCACAACTTTTCAACACCAACTCCAAATATGCAAGTGGTTAAGAATGGCACTTTCCTTCTGTCTGAGAATCACACCCAAAGCTACTCTCTGCTAGTTGAACTCAACAATACAGCCCTGTACGACTCCAACACCGAAAGTCACCAAAATCAGTGCTGGGAGACCTATGTTGGCCAA GAAATGCTGAAGCTGTCAATTATCGATATGCTGTTCACAGTAGCTAGCATCCTCCTGATTGATTTCTTCCGTGGGCTTTTTGTCCGGTATTTGAGTGACTGCTGGTGCTGGGATTTGGAGAGCAAGTTT CCAGAATATGGGGAATTCAAAATAGCAGAAAATGTCCTGCATTTGGTCTACAATCAAGGGATGATTTG GATGGGGGCCTTCTTTTCCCCTTGCCTCCCTGCATTCAACGTTCTCAAGCTGATTGGGCTGATGTACCTAAGGAGCTGGGCAGTGTTGACATGCAACGTCCCTCATCAGCAAGTCTTCCGGGCTTCAAG ATCTAACAACTTCTACTTAGCTATGCTTCTATTTATGCTCTTTCTGTGCATGCTCCCAACTATCTTTGCTATTGCCCGCTACAAGCCATCTCTAAACTGTGGCCCATTTAG TGGGCAAGAAAAAATCTACGACATTGTGTCTGAAACTATTCGAAATGACTTTCCTCCTTGGTTCAACTCTGTGATGGCTTATATCAGTAGTCCTGTGGTTGTCCTTCCAGCTTTATTATTACTCTT CATGCTAATTTATTACCTGCAGAGCATTGCAAGGTCATTAAAATTCACCAACAACCAACTAAGGATGCAGATCCAGACA GAAAGAACTGAAGATAAGAAAAAAGTGGTCCAAATGGCAGCAG CTAGAATCCAAACAGTAGAAGGAAATGGCAAGAGGCCTGAACAGGATAGTGATGTCATCAGTCAGGAATCTTCAGCTCGGTCCTCAACCCCTAGGAAAAATGGCAGTGTAGTAAACTTTGAGTCTCCCAAAGACAGCCAGATACAGACAATATCTCAATCAGTACCACCACCTGAAATACTGAAAGCAACGGGCCCATCCCCAGCAAATGATACCCCTGCTGTTCCGACGCCTGTAGCTCCGATACCCGTCACTCCAACGCCTCCCATTCCTGCAATGGCAAAGCCTAGAACAGAACCTTCCATCAACAG aTACCCGAATCCTATCCATGGGAGCACTAGTGAACTCTGCAAAGCCAAAGTGTACACTCCTGTGAAGCTGAAGAAGCACGTGGAAGATGCTCATTCAGAACCCCTGTTCAGGAAGAGCCTCCAGCAAGTCAACCCGGAGTCTCACGGGGCCCCCGGTGGTCCCCCTTTTGTGGGCCGCAGAGCTCACACGGCCAAGTACTACATAGTCAATGAGCAGGAGCCCCGCAGAAAAATCCTCCGTGCAACAACTCGGCTGCCAAGGAATGTCCGAATGGATGAGGCAGGTGACATCGTTGAGTTGTATCCACGGCACATCCGAAGGTACGTGGTTCGAACACCCCGCAGGGCCTACTCACCTCATTACGTTGAGGAGGATGAAGACGAGTTATGGAGAGGCACTGCTAAGCAGTCTCACCGTCCACGGTCCCTGTCTGATCTTCGAGCTCCCCCGCGCTTCTACATTGGGGAGTGGACTGACAACCAAATTCTTACAAGCAGGGCTCTACCGAAAATGCACTACAAATCTTGGGAAGATGGTTTCGGCTTAACCTATGGcaggcacccccacccccacagaaaGATACACCTGAAGAATATTGAATTTGACCAGCACTATCCAGAGCACCATGGAAAGGCCAAAGCCAAGCCCAAACCAGCACCATCCCCAACGGAGTCTGACTCCATTTCTCCTGAATCAAGCAGCGATCAACCCACTAGTGGCAATGATCAGTACATCCAAGTCATTCCAAGCAAAGAAAAGTATCTGAAATCTGGAGCAAAAGGAACTCCCCAAAAATCCAAGTCTGGTGTTGAGCTGAACTTGGCCGAGATGAATGACCTGATATGCTCAAATGTCTAA